GCAGCAAAGTCAACATCTCTTAAGTTAGATTCAGCAGCAGCTACATTTACTTGAGTAACAGAAATATTTCTAACAACTGACTCAAGTGAGTTTTGATCCGCACCAACATTTGATCTAATTGTATCAAGTGCAGTGATACGAGCGTCCATTGCAGTGATAACAGCTTTCGCAGTAGCAGAACTTGTTGTAACATCTTGAGCAGCAAGAACTACTGTATCAGCAATTACAACATCTTTTGCATCAGCAGCTTTATGACCAATCTGTATATTAATAGCAGCCTGAGTACCATTTAATAGTGCTTTATCATTAAAAGTAGTACTGGTACGAATCTGGTTAGATTCAACAATAAGCTCATTAACTTCCGCTTGAATAAATCCACGAGAAGTAACATCCTGAGTATCATTTGATGATTGAACAGCAAGAACACGAATTCTCTGAGCAATATTTGTCATCTCATTGATAGCACCATCTGCAGTTTGAAGCAAAGCAATACCATCATTTGAATTTCTGATAGCTTGACCAAGACCTTGAGACTGTGCTGAAAGTTTATTTGCGATAGCAAGACCTGAAGCATCATCAGCAGCTTTGTTGATTCTTAAACCTGAACTAAGCGCATTAAGACTTTTATCAAGTCCAACATTATTCATCGAAGCGTTTCTGTGTGCGTTCATAGCACCTATGTTTGTGTTTATTCTAAATCCCATAATAAATCCTTTTTGGGTAAGAGCCTTTCGCCCTACTTGATTTTCAGCATCCTTGCTGATTTTTCTATCTTACACTCTATATATTGACAGTTAAAAAATAACTTTAAACAAATGATTGAGATTATTGTAATAATCTCAATACATTTTCTAAAGAAACGTGCTCACTACTTCGTAGCTCTAACGATTGTTACTATTGTAACAATCTCAACACGTTTTGTTGAACAGCATTAGCTTGACTCATAGCGTATGAACCAGATTGAGCTAAAATATTGTGTTTTGCAAAGTTTGCACTCTCTGCAGCAAAGTCAACATCTCTTAAGTTAGATTCAGCAGCAGCTACATTTACTTGAGTAACAGAAATATTTCTAACAACTGACTCAAGTGAGTTTTGATCCGCACCAACATTTGATCTAATTGTATCAAGTGCAGTGATACGAGCGTCCATTGCAGTGATAGTAGCTTGCGCTTGAGCAGCCGTTCCAACAAGTTGAGCACCTACTACTGTTGCATCCGCTATTGCAACATCTTTTGCATCAGCAGCTTTATGACCAATCTGTATATTAAGAGCTCCCGTACCAGTTAGTAGCGCTTTATCATTAAAAGTAGTACTAGTACGAATTTGATCAGACTCAACAATAAGCTCATTAACTTCCGCTTGGATAAATCCACGAGAAGTAGCATCTTGAGTATCATTTGATGCTTGAACAGCAAGAACACGAATTCTCTGAGCAATATTTGTCATCTCATTGATAGCACCATCTGCAGTTTGAAGCAAAGCAATACCATCATTTGAATTTCTGATAGCTTGACCAAGACCTTGAGACTGTGCCGAAAGTTTATTTGCGATAGCAAGACCTGAAGCATCATCAGCAGCTTTGTTGATTCTTAAACCTGAACTAAGCGCATTAAGACTTTTATCAAGTCCAACATTATTCATCGAAGCGTTTCTGTGTGCGTTCATAGCACCTATGTTTGTGTTTATTCTAAATCCCATAATAAATCCTTTTTGGGTAAGAGCCTTTCGCTCTAGTTGATTTCAGCATCCTTGCTGATTTTTTATCTTACACTCTATATATCGACAGTTAAAAAAATAACTTTAAACAAATGATTGAGATTATTGTAATAATCTCAACACGTTTTCTAAAGAAACGTGCTCACTACTTCGTAGCTCTAACGATTGTTACTATTGTAACAATCTCAACACGTTTTGTTGAACAGCATTAGCTTGACTCATAGCGTATGAACCAGATTGAGCTAAAATATTGTGTTTTGCAAAGTTTGCACTCTCTGCAGCAAAGTCAACATCTCTTAAGTTAGATTCAGCAGCAGCTACATTTACTTGAGTAACAGAAATATTTCTAACAACTGACTCAAGTGAGTTTTGATCCGCACCAACATTTGATCTAATTGTATCAAGTGCAGTGATACGAGCGTCCATCGCAGTAATAACACCTTGTGCACCAACAGTTGTTGAAACATTTTGAGCAGCAAGAACTACTGTATCAGCAATTGCAACATTTTTAGCATCAGCAGCCTTATGACCGATTTGTATATTAAGACCGCCTGCTACCTGACTACCGTCCAGAAGTGGCTTATCATTAAAAGTAGTACTGGTACGAATCTGGTTAGACTCAACAATAAGCTCATTAACTTCCGCTTGAATAAATCCACGAGAAGTAGCATCCTGAGTATCATTTGATGATTGAACAGCAAGAACACGAATTCTCTGAGCAATATTTGTCATCTCATTGATAGCACCATCTGCAGTTTGAAGCAAAGCAATACCATCATTTGAATTTCTGATAGCTTGACCAAGACCTTGAGACTGTGCCGAAAGTTTATTTGCGATAGCAAGACCTGAAGCATCATCAGCAGCTTTGTTGATTCTTAAACCTGAACTAAGCGCATTAAGACTTTTATCAAGTCCAACATTATTCATCGAAGCGTTTCTGTGTGCGTTCATAGCACCTATGTTTGTGTTTATTCTAAATCCCATAATAAATCCTTTTTGGGTAAGAGCCTTTCGCTCTAGTTGATTTCAGCATCCTTGCTGATTTTTCTATCTTACACTCTACATATCGACACTAAAAATAATAACTTTAAGTAAATTTGTAAACTTTTTATCATTTTACTTATTTAATCTTTTTCGGGTACACTTTCGAAATTAAAACAACTATACTATATATAGGAAAACTATTTGAACTTAATTATCGTCGAATCACCAGCTAAGGCTAAAACTATCAAGAACTTCCTTGGCAAGGAGTATGAGGTTATCGCATCTAAAGGGCATATACGAGATTTGCCTAAGTCTCGCTTTGGAATAACTGTAGAAGAAGAGACTCAGCACCTTGTACCAGCATATAGTGTTGCAAAAGAGAACTCCGCCATTGTAAAAGAGATCAAAGAGCTTGCAAAAAAAGCTGATACAATATATATCGCGACCGATGAGGATCGCGAGGGTGAGGCTATTGGATGGCATATTGCTCATGCTATAAAAAAAGACCCAGAAGAGTTACCTCGTATCGTATTTCATGAGATTACAAAAACTGCAATAAACAATGCACTTGAAAATGCCCGCAAAATTGATATGGATATGGTAAATGCACAGCAAGCTCGTCGTATGCTTGACCGTGTTGTAGGCTATAAACTCTCTCCACTTCTTAGCTCAAAAATTCAAAAAGGGCTTTCAGGCGGTCGTGTTCAGTCTTCTACTCTTAAGCTTGTAGTAGACAGAGAACGTGAAATAAATGCTTTTATACCTGTAGAGTTCTGGTCTATCGACACTATGTTTAAAAAAGATATTGAGGCAACTCTTACATCTCATATGGGAGATAAAC
The sequence above is drawn from the Candidatus Sulfurimonas baltica genome and encodes:
- a CDS encoding flagellin, coding for MGFRINTNIGAMNAHRNASMNNVGLDKSLNALSSGLRINKAADDASGLAIANKLSAQSQGLGQAIRNSNDGIALLQTADGAINEMTNIAQRIRVLAVQSSNDTQDVTSRGFIQAEVNELIVESNQIRTSTTFNDKALLNGTQAAINIQIGHKAADAKDVVIADTVVLAAQDVTTSSATAKAVITAMDARITALDTIRSNVGADQNSLESVVRNISVTQVNVAAAESNLRDVDFAAESANFAKHNILAQSGSYAMSQANAVQQNVLRLLQ
- a CDS encoding flagellin, which encodes MGFRINTNIGAMNAHRNASMNNVGLDKSLNALSSGLRINKAADDASGLAIANKLSAQSQGLGQAIRNSNDGIALLQTADGAINEMTNIAQRIRVLAVQASNDTQDATSRGFIQAEVNELIVESDQIRTSTTFNDKALLTGTGALNIQIGHKAADAKDVAIADATVVGAQLVGTAAQAQATITAMDARITALDTIRSNVGADQNSLESVVRNISVTQVNVAAAESNLRDVDFAAESANFAKHNILAQSGSYAMSQANAVQQNVLRLLQ
- a CDS encoding flagellin translates to MGFRINTNIGAMNAHRNASMNNVGLDKSLNALSSGLRINKAADDASGLAIANKLSAQSQGLGQAIRNSNDGIALLQTADGAINEMTNIAQRIRVLAVQSSNDTQDATSRGFIQAEVNELIVESNQIRTSTTFNDKPLLDGSQVAGGLNIQIGHKAADAKNVAIADTVVLAAQNVSTTVGAQGVITAMDARITALDTIRSNVGADQNSLESVVRNISVTQVNVAAAESNLRDVDFAAESANFAKHNILAQSGSYAMSQANAVQQNVLRLLQ